From the Candidatus Methylomirabilota bacterium genome, the window AAACTGAGCTGGCCGCGATTCAACTCGCCCTTGTCGGTCTCCGCCCAGCTTCCCGGCCCCGTCTCTCCGAGCTTCTGGACCGTCACCCCCTGCGGCGACTGTTCTGCGACGTCTACAGAGCGCGCGAAGGGAAAGAGGGAGGCGAGAGTGAAATCCTGTGTGATCGCGTGCGGATAGTAAGTCGAGACGATGGGCATCAGGTAATCGCCGCCCATAGTACGAGCGTACTGATCCACAATCACATCATCCCCGACCTTGATGCCGTATCGGCTCACAAACGCTTTCAGACTCGGCGCCGTATACGGATCGAGTTGGATGAGCAGCTTCCCGCCTCGCCCAACAAACGCCTGCAGAGCTTGTAACTCCGATTCATCCAGATCACGTTTCGGCCCGCTGATCACAAGTATCGAGGCGTCCTGCGGGACCTCACGTTCGCGAAGGAGCAACAACTCCTTGACCTGGTAGTTGGCTTTCTCGATGGCTTCCTTTGCCTGCCGGTAGCCGTTCCGCGATCTGTCCTCCAATTCGTTTTCCCCGTGCCCCTTCAGGAAATAGATCGTCCGCGTCCCTTCACGCAGCAGCCTCACCAGCCCATTCGTCAGGTGCTCCTCATCCACCTCAGCGATTTTTTCTTCCTTGTTCTTGGTCTCTAAGATCGTAGTGCCGTAGGTGGCGATGCCGTACCGCTTGGCGCTGCCGGGATTCCGGTCAGGATCGACCACCTCGAAACGGAACCGCTGCGAGAGGTCAGCATACTGGCGCAGGATATCTTCGGCAGGCCCGCGCTCCGCCTGGTCGGCTCGGAAAAAGGCTGTGACCTGGACATCCGTAGCGAGTCCTCTGACCACCTTCCTGGTCTGATCGGCGAGGGTGTACCGCTTCCCTGCGGTCAGATCGAACCGCGTGTTGTGCTTGGCCGAGATGACCTCCACCAGCCCGATGATCCCCAGCACCAGCATCGTCATTAGAGCGACGTTCAGTCCGGAGATCGTGGAGCGTCGATTCAGCCAGGCCATAATCCCACCAAAGAAACGATACACGCTGACCAGGATGAGGACCGCCCCGAGCAAGAGGATACCCCCCATCCACGCCTTCAGATCCGGACGGATGTTATAGGCAATACCGCCCGCGACAAGGAGGATGAGGCCGGCTGGTGCGGTGAAGCGAGCGAGTTTGTCCATGGTCAGCCTCTCCACCGTTTCGATTCCAGAGAACGGAGTGTCAGGAAGAGGCAGAGGAGCGTGAAATTGAGGTAGAAGATCACGTCCCTGCTTTCAATGGTACCCTTGGCAAAGCTGTCGTAATGGTTGATGATCGAGAGGTGCGAGAGGATGGGGCCCAGCGTTGGCCCGGCCGCCTCGGTGGACCAGCCGATGACCCACAGCAGCAGGAGTATACCGAAGGCCCCGACGGCCGCGACGACCTGGTTTTCGGTGAGGGAGGAGGCTAAAATCCCGAGTCCCAGGAAGGCCATGCCGAGAAGCAGGAGACCAAGGTAGCCGCTCAGGATAAGTCCCCATTCCAGCATGGCGAAGGATCCGAGCATTGCGATATCCAGCAGAGTAATCCCGAGCATCATCGAGTACAGCGCGAGCGCCGCCAGAAACTTACCCAACAGCAGCTCCCAGTCCCTGATCGGATACGAGAAGAGTAGCTCGATAGTCCCCGTCTTCTTCTCTTCTGAAAACAGGCGCATGGTGGCCGCCGGCATCAGCAGCAGCATCGTGATGGCGATATCGCGAAAGAGCGGGCGAACGATCCACTCGGAGGCGTTCAGACCTCGACCGAACCCGGGGTTCATCGTGGCCTGCAGGCTGCTGAGCGAGAAGAAGGTGAAGAGGCTATAGAAAAAATAGCCCGAGATGAGCGCAAAGATGGTTAAGATCACGTAGGCGATCGGCGACGCAAAGTAGGCTCGCCATTCTTTCTTGAAGATCGCCAGGACATTCATTCCCGCACCTCCTGCGCTTCTTTGGTCACCAGGCGGACGAAGATCTCCTCCAGACTCATGTCGGCGGGGCGAAGTTCCAGCAGCCCCCATCCGCGCTCAATGATCAGGCGCGACACCTCGCGGCGCAGATCACAATTCCGCTCCGACTCCACGACGAAGCTGTTGGCGGTCTCGCCTGTCGGTTCGGCAGACAGGTGGCACGCAGACAGGTGCGTTTCATCCTCCGCCACGACCCGCAGGACGCCTGGAAGCTGGGTCAGAGCGATCCCGACCTGGTTCACTGGCCCCTCGACCCTGATGCGCAGTTTGGTGGAACTCTGAAGCCCGGCTGTCAGGTTCTCCGGGGTGTCAACTGCTACGATCTGTCCATTGTTGATGATAATCACTCGATGACAGATCATGCTGACCTCGGGCAGAATGTGGGTCGACAGGATGATCGTACTTTGGCCGGCCAGCGCCTTGATGAGCTGCCTGATCTCGATGATCTGTTTCGGGTCAAGCCCGATGGTCGGCTCGTCCAGGATGAGCACCTCAGGATCGTTGAGCAGCGCCTGAGCGATCCCAACCCGCTGCCGATAACCGCGCGAGAGTGCCCCGATCAAGGTCCGCCGCACCCCGGCGACCCCGCACTTTTCCATCACCTCACCGATCTTACGCCGTCGATTCGCACGCTCCACGCCTTTGATCTCAGCCACGAACTCCAGGTAGTCGGCTACCTTCATATCGGTGTAGAGCGGCACGTTCTCCGGCAGGTAGCCGATGCGTCGCCGCATCTGAAGCGACTCGGTCAGGACGTCGAAGCCGGCGACGCGTGCCGTCCCGCTGTTGGGCGGCAGAAAACCGGTCAAAATCCGCATCGTTGTGGTCTTGCCGGCGCCATTCGGCCCGAGGAATCCTACGATCTCCCCTTTATCAACCGTGAAGGAGACATCGCGAATGGCAGTATGCTTGTCGTAATATTTCGTCAGCTTGTCCGCTTCGATCATCCTGCCTCCTACAACCACCAGTCCATCTGTCAGGAAGGCTCAATTCTGGAGAGTCGCCCCCCGCCATAATACACAATCGGGTCCGCTGGATGCAACACTGGGACGCTCTCCTGACAGTGGCGGAGTTGCCCTGATAAGGATGAAGAAGCGTGTGTCGTGTCGCAGAGTCAATCCCAATATGAGTTGAAAAATCGAAGCAGCCTCCCATGCATGTCACGCTACGCGCTCGTCTCGCTCGGTGGCTATCACGATCTCGCGCGCCACCATGTCATGCGGCGCTTTTTACTTCGCCGCGCCAGGCGAGGTGCGCCCTTTCAGCAGAAACGCATCGATGAACGGCTCGATCTCTCCGTCCAGGACCTTGTCGACATTAGAGGTCTCCAGCCCCGTCCGGTGATCCTTGACGAGTTGGTACGGGGCAAGAACGTAGGAACGGATCTGGCTGCCCCAGGCAATCTCCTTCTTTTCGCCTTCAAGCTTAGCCATCTCCTTCTCTTGCTCCCGACGATAGTGGTCGTACAGTCTGGCTCGAAGCACCTTCATGGCCATCGCCTTATTCTTGTGCTGCGATCGCTCATTCTGGCAGGAGACAACGATGCCTGTCGGCAGGTGCGTAATCCGCACCGCCGAGTCGGTGACGTTCACATGCTGTCCGCCCGCCCCGCTGGAGCGATAGGTGTCGATACGCAGATCCTTGTCGTCAATCGCCACCTCGATGGTCTCATCGATCTCCGGGAACACGAAGACCGACGCAAAGGACGTGTGACGGCGGTGGCTGGCATCGAACGGCGAGATGCGCACCAGACGGTGGACCCCGATTTCGGCTTTCAGGCGGCCGTACGCATACCTGCCCGTCACCGTCACCGTGGCGCTCTTGATCCCGGCCTCCTCCGCAGGGAGCAGGTCGATGATCTCGGTCTTATAACGACTGGTCTCCGCCCATCGCAGGTACATCCGCAGCAACATCTGCGCCCAGTCCTGCGACTCGGTACCGCCGGCGCCCGGATTGATGGAGAGGATCGCGTTGCCCGCGTCGTATTCTTCCGCCATGAAGGTGGTCAGCTCGAGCGCGGCAATCTGACCCTCCAGGCTCCGCAGCGAACTCCCCAACTCTTTCAGCGCGTGTGGGTCTTCTTCCTCCCGCAGCAGCCCGAGCAGGACCGTCAGCTCGTCGAGTTCGCTCCCGATGGTCTCCAGTTGGTCAACAACATCCTTAAGCGCACGTTGCTCCTTCATGATCTCCCGAGCGCGGGAGGTGTCGGCCCAGAATTCCTGTGAATGGAGCATCTCTTCGATCGCGACCAGACGTGACTGTTTTCCCGCAACGTCAAAGATAGTCTCGGAGAATATGCAGCTTATCCTTCAGACCATCGAGCGTGCGCGCAAACTCCGCAATCATCGCATCCTCCTCTGTGAAGTGACAGCGGGCACCGAAGCGGTTCTTACGACGCTCCTGGCCCACGTTGCCATGAATACTGCAACAATAAAGATGACACAGATCCACGCAAAGAGATCACCATAACGGGTATAAAACGTGTACGTTCGCTCCATGCGAATCTGGTCTGTAATGACGGTTGGCACAAAGAGATCCGAGGCATGGAGGATCCGGCCGCTCGGATCCACAATAGCGGAAATGCCCGTATTGGCTGCCCGGACCAGGTAGCGGCGATTCTCGACCGCTCGAAGGACCGCCATGGCCAGGTGCTGGGTTGGAGCAGCCGACCGGCCGAACCAGGCATCGTTCGTGATATTGACCAGGAACTCTGCCCCTTCTTTCACGTAGTGTCGAACCTGATCCGGGAAAATCGCCTCATAGCAGATGGTAACTCCAAAACGGCCGCCCGGCATGTCAAAAACGGTGTAGGTCTGGCCCGATTCGAAGTCGCCAATTCCATACGCTAGCTTCTGCACAAAAAACAGAACCGATTTGAGGGGGACATACTCCCCAAAAGGAACCATATGCATCTTATCGTACCGGTTGAGGAGTGTCCGCTGGGGAGAGATCAGGAACGCGCTATTCCGATACCGTGTACCGCCATCGGCGGACGCGGGCGGCTCGGCATCCGGGCTGCCTACCAGGAGATAGCTGCCGGTCTCAGCAGCGATGTCTGAGACGCGACCCAGTAACGCCGGTTCATACCGAAGAAAAAAAGGAACGGCGGTTTCAGGCCATACGATGAGGGCAGGTGTATCCTTTACCGCCTCCAGACTGAGGCGACGATATCGCTCGATGGTGGCGGCCTGCATCGCCGGATCCCACTTCACCCCCTGATCGATGTTACCCTGCACGAGGGCGACTCTAAGTGTTTGTCCGGAACCAACAGGTGCAGAAGGCCCTGTACTGAGCGCCGTCGAAGCGGGTGAAAGGAGTCTGGGGGACCACAATAGGGCCA encodes:
- a CDS encoding GldG family protein codes for the protein MDKLARFTAPAGLILLVAGGIAYNIRPDLKAWMGGILLLGAVLILVSVYRFFGGIMAWLNRRSTISGLNVALMTMLVLGIIGLVEVISAKHNTRFDLTAGKRYTLADQTRKVVRGLATDVQVTAFFRADQAERGPAEDILRQYADLSQRFRFEVVDPDRNPGSAKRYGIATYGTTILETKNKEEKIAEVDEEHLTNGLVRLLREGTRTIYFLKGHGENELEDRSRNGYRQAKEAIEKANYQVKELLLLREREVPQDASILVISGPKRDLDESELQALQAFVGRGGKLLIQLDPYTAPSLKAFVSRYGIKVGDDVIVDQYARTMGGDYLMPIVSTYYPHAITQDFTLASLFPFARSVDVAEQSPQGVTVQKLGETGPGSWAETDKGELNRGQLSFEKGKDRQGPVSIGVVATAEVKPVTPPGPEAGKAAATVQGTNNGQTQKQPGAARLVVYGNSAFASNNFLNFSGNRDLFLNSISWLAEEEAMISIRPREAKSTPIILSAVQGRMTFWMLVVVVPGLFLVSGTSVVLGRRRSR
- a CDS encoding ABC transporter permease subunit, producing MNVLAIFKKEWRAYFASPIAYVILTIFALISGYFFYSLFTFFSLSSLQATMNPGFGRGLNASEWIVRPLFRDIAITMLLLMPAATMRLFSEEKKTGTIELLFSYPIRDWELLLGKFLAALALYSMMLGITLLDIAMLGSFAMLEWGLILSGYLGLLLLGMAFLGLGILASSLTENQVVAAVGAFGILLLLWVIGWSTEAAGPTLGPILSHLSIINHYDSFAKGTIESRDVIFYLNFTLLCLFLTLRSLESKRWRG
- a CDS encoding ATP-binding cassette domain-containing protein, which translates into the protein MIEADKLTKYYDKHTAIRDVSFTVDKGEIVGFLGPNGAGKTTTMRILTGFLPPNSGTARVAGFDVLTESLQMRRRIGYLPENVPLYTDMKVADYLEFVAEIKGVERANRRRKIGEVMEKCGVAGVRRTLIGALSRGYRQRVGIAQALLNDPEVLILDEPTIGLDPKQIIEIRQLIKALAGQSTIILSTHILPEVSMICHRVIIINNGQIVAVDTPENLTAGLQSSTKLRIRVEGPVNQVGIALTQLPGVLRVVAEDETHLSACHLSAEPTGETANSFVVESERNCDLRREVSRLIIERGWGLLELRPADMSLEEIFVRLVTKEAQEVRE